A portion of the Thunnus maccoyii chromosome 20, fThuMac1.1, whole genome shotgun sequence genome contains these proteins:
- the LOC121886797 gene encoding uncharacterized protein LOC121886797 isoform X1, with product MRRKQHSASHRGRRIHHLSVFTVLLVQPIISVSPTMDGVSEAQQQGFQVRRGSNFTISCSVQPQYPGGSFHLIFTSYNTAHNYTQPAVNHSADFLFPAADPAHKGNYSCVYGVYVFAHNFFSESRLLSLTVTDPTVHIIRPVVLLVTLPLFITVIVFIPKVLKASRGQKSGPQENIELDSYNLGVSRAEGEPAEEEGAQGAE from the exons atgaggagaaaacaacattcagcttctcacagaggaagaaggattcatcatctctctgtgtttacagtCCTGCTGGTTCAGCCAATCATCTCTGTGTCTCCTACCATGGACGGGGTCTCCGAGGCCCAGCAGCAGGGGTTTCAGGTGCGCCGGGGCTCCAACTTCACCATCAGCTGCTCCGTCCAGCCTCAGTACCCAGGAGGCTCCTTCCACCTCATCTTCACCTCCTACAACACGGCACACAACTACACCcagccagctgtcaatcactctgctgacttcctgtttcctgctgcagaccCCGCCCACAAAGGAAACTACAGCTGTGTTTATGGCGTCTATGTTTTTGCTCATAACTTCTTCTCTGAGAGCCGTCTGCTGTCTCTCACCGTCACAG ATCCAACAGTTCATATCATCAGACCGGTCGTCCTGCTGGTGACTCTGCCGTTGTTCATCACTGTCATCGTTTTCATCCCGAAGGTACTGAAG gccagcagggggcagaagTCAGGCCCACAGGAGAACATTGAGCTGGATTCTTATAACCTCGGTGTTTCCAGAGCTGAAGGAGAGCCGGCTGAAGAGGAAGGAGCTCAGGGAGCAGAGTAG
- the LOC121886797 gene encoding uncharacterized protein LOC121886797 isoform X2 produces the protein MRRKQHSASHRGRRIHHLSVFTVLLVQPIISVSPTMDGVSEAQQQGFQVRRGSNFTISCSVQPQYPGGSFHLIFTSYNTAHNYTQPAVNHSADFLFPAADPAHKGNYSCVYGVYVFAHNFFSESRLLSLTVTDPTVHIIRPVVLLVTLPLFITVIVFIPKASRGQKSGPQENIELDSYNLGVSRAEGEPAEEEGAQGAE, from the exons atgaggagaaaacaacattcagcttctcacagaggaagaaggattcatcatctctctgtgtttacagtCCTGCTGGTTCAGCCAATCATCTCTGTGTCTCCTACCATGGACGGGGTCTCCGAGGCCCAGCAGCAGGGGTTTCAGGTGCGCCGGGGCTCCAACTTCACCATCAGCTGCTCCGTCCAGCCTCAGTACCCAGGAGGCTCCTTCCACCTCATCTTCACCTCCTACAACACGGCACACAACTACACCcagccagctgtcaatcactctgctgacttcctgtttcctgctgcagaccCCGCCCACAAAGGAAACTACAGCTGTGTTTATGGCGTCTATGTTTTTGCTCATAACTTCTTCTCTGAGAGCCGTCTGCTGTCTCTCACCGTCACAG ATCCAACAGTTCATATCATCAGACCGGTCGTCCTGCTGGTGACTCTGCCGTTGTTCATCACTGTCATCGTTTTCATCCCGAAG gccagcagggggcagaagTCAGGCCCACAGGAGAACATTGAGCTGGATTCTTATAACCTCGGTGTTTCCAGAGCTGAAGGAGAGCCGGCTGAAGAGGAAGGAGCTCAGGGAGCAGAGTAG